Proteins encoded in a region of the Sphingomonas sp. HMP9 genome:
- a CDS encoding beta-mannosidase, translated as MRRWFVLPLIALAAPALASPKTVVKLDGAWQVRIDPTDTAATAAHKREAKWLAATVPGSVQQDLIAAHRVPDPFKGTNEAAIQWAGLTRWQFRRVVDVTPAMLQRNHLDLVFDGLDTFATVSVNGTVLLTTDNAHRRWRVDAQPVLKVGRNEVLVTIASPIRTLQPMVLAQKNTLPGEYDSAFGDEPKGKQTSPYIRKPKYHYGWDWGPRIVNIGIWQPVRLEIWDDARIDTLRVEQEALTPTEARLSAKLDVAVETPGVATFRAAVTGPDGKMVSADRTVTLVKGNNAVTIPLAIADPKRWQPVGYGAQPLYTVTATLVGAEPTPEDSVTKRIGLRTVELIRKDGSFGFKVNGTPIFAKGANVIPFDSFPSRVTPAYMETILKGARDANMNMVRVWGGGTYLDDAFYDIADRMGLMVWQDFMFGGSVTPPDAAFRENVRIEAEEQVARIGSHPSVVLWAGNNEVQAGWENWSDRKAFKKAVGPDEQERIGTGMTVLFDRVLRDAVLKKSPGTPYWPGSPSSDYEGPTDTDKDGDRHFWDVWSGSKPVERYLDSCPRFMSEYGFQSMPDLSTIREFAGKGALTADSPVMKAHQKFLAGEGNERLMMYLRDRLRPARDFADLVYLTQVNQAEAIRIAASHHRACRPVTMGSLYWQLNDVWPSISWASIDHAGRWKLLNYAARRFFAPQAIVAERKDGTTRISLISDAPTLVDSRWRLRTMTMDGKVLKDTTAALMLEPLSARLVATLSDAALFGAAPPAGSFVVADLQVDNGGTSRAIIERALPKDMAYPDPGLTVRWTGHDVKITATNLARAVMLDFGAVAAQPSDDGFDLLPGESVTIHVVSDSSAAMLRKALTLRTLAR; from the coding sequence ATGCGTCGCTGGTTCGTCCTTCCCCTGATCGCGCTCGCCGCGCCTGCGCTCGCCTCGCCCAAGACCGTGGTGAAGCTCGACGGCGCCTGGCAGGTGCGGATCGATCCGACCGACACCGCCGCGACCGCCGCGCACAAGCGAGAGGCCAAGTGGCTGGCGGCGACCGTCCCCGGATCGGTCCAGCAGGATCTGATCGCCGCGCACCGCGTGCCCGATCCGTTCAAGGGCACCAACGAGGCGGCGATCCAGTGGGCCGGGCTGACCCGGTGGCAGTTCCGCCGCGTGGTCGACGTCACCCCGGCGATGCTCCAGCGCAATCACCTCGACCTGGTATTCGACGGGCTCGACACGTTCGCGACGGTCAGCGTCAACGGGACGGTATTGCTCACCACCGACAACGCGCACCGGCGCTGGCGCGTGGATGCGCAGCCCGTGCTGAAGGTGGGGCGGAACGAAGTGCTGGTGACGATCGCCTCGCCGATCCGCACGCTTCAGCCGATGGTGCTCGCACAAAAGAACACGCTGCCGGGCGAATATGACTCTGCGTTCGGCGACGAGCCGAAGGGCAAGCAGACCTCGCCCTATATCCGCAAACCCAAATATCATTATGGCTGGGACTGGGGTCCCCGCATCGTCAACATCGGGATCTGGCAACCGGTCCGGCTCGAGATCTGGGACGACGCGCGGATCGACACGCTCCGCGTCGAGCAGGAGGCGCTGACGCCAACCGAGGCGCGGCTGTCGGCCAAGCTCGACGTCGCCGTCGAGACGCCCGGCGTCGCGACGTTTCGCGCCGCGGTCACCGGGCCGGACGGCAAGATGGTGTCGGCCGACCGGACGGTGACGCTCGTCAAGGGCAACAATGCCGTCACGATCCCGCTGGCGATCGCCGATCCCAAGCGCTGGCAACCGGTCGGCTACGGCGCGCAACCGCTCTACACCGTTACCGCAACGCTGGTCGGCGCGGAGCCGACCCCCGAGGACAGCGTGACGAAGCGGATCGGCCTGCGCACGGTCGAGCTGATCCGCAAGGACGGCAGCTTCGGGTTCAAGGTCAACGGTACGCCGATCTTCGCCAAGGGTGCGAACGTGATCCCGTTCGACAGCTTCCCGTCGCGCGTCACGCCCGCCTATATGGAGACGATCCTGAAGGGCGCGCGCGACGCCAACATGAACATGGTTCGTGTCTGGGGCGGCGGCACCTATCTGGACGACGCGTTCTACGACATCGCCGACCGGATGGGCCTGATGGTGTGGCAGGACTTCATGTTCGGCGGCAGCGTGACGCCGCCCGATGCCGCCTTCCGCGAAAACGTCCGGATCGAGGCCGAGGAACAGGTTGCACGGATCGGATCGCACCCCTCCGTCGTGCTGTGGGCCGGCAACAACGAGGTCCAGGCCGGCTGGGAAAACTGGTCCGATCGGAAGGCGTTCAAGAAGGCGGTCGGCCCCGACGAGCAGGAGCGGATCGGCACCGGCATGACGGTGTTGTTCGACCGTGTGCTGCGCGATGCGGTGCTGAAGAAATCGCCGGGCACGCCCTATTGGCCGGGCTCGCCGTCGAGCGACTATGAGGGACCGACCGACACCGACAAGGATGGCGACCGCCATTTCTGGGACGTCTGGTCGGGCTCCAAGCCGGTCGAGCGCTATCTCGACAGCTGCCCGCGCTTCATGTCCGAATACGGCTTCCAGTCGATGCCGGACCTGTCGACGATCCGCGAATTCGCCGGCAAGGGCGCGCTGACGGCGGACAGCCCGGTGATGAAGGCGCACCAGAAGTTCCTCGCCGGCGAAGGCAACGAGCGTCTGATGATGTACCTGCGCGATCGGTTGCGTCCCGCGCGCGATTTCGCCGATCTCGTCTACCTCACGCAGGTCAACCAGGCCGAGGCGATCCGCATCGCCGCATCGCATCACCGCGCCTGCCGGCCGGTGACGATGGGCTCGCTCTACTGGCAGTTGAACGACGTCTGGCCTTCGATCAGCTGGGCGAGCATCGATCATGCCGGCCGGTGGAAATTGCTCAACTACGCCGCCCGCCGCTTCTTCGCGCCCCAGGCGATCGTCGCCGAGCGCAAGGATGGCACGACGCGCATCTCGTTGATCTCCGACGCGCCGACGCTGGTCGATTCGCGCTGGCGGCTGCGGACGATGACGATGGACGGCAAGGTGTTGAAGGACACCACCGCCGCGCTCATGCTGGAGCCGCTCTCGGCGAGACTGGTCGCGACGCTGTCCGACGCGGCGCTGTTCGGCGCCGCCCCGCCGGCCGGCAGCTTCGTGGTCGCCGACTTGCAGGTCGACAACGGCGGCACGAGCCGGGCGATCATCGAACGCGCCCTGCCCAAGGACATGGCGTATCCCGACCCCGGCCTGACCGTTCGCTGGACCGGCCACGACGTGAAGATCACCGCGACCAACCTCGCCCGCGCCGTGATGCTCGATTTCGGCGCAGTCGCCGCGCAGCCGTCCGACGACGGCTTCGACCTGTTGCCGGGCGAGAGTGTCACCATTCACGTCGTCTCCGACTCTTCCGCCGCCATGTTGCGCAAGGCGCTTACCCTGAGGACTCTCGCCCGATGA
- a CDS encoding GntR family transcriptional regulator, whose translation MAFSDEIGRFRKGNPSPLYLQLQELIRNAIGEKLLVQGNAIPAERDLAIEYDVSRITVRKAIGGLVEEGLLTRRRGAGTFVAGRVEKSFSKLSSFSEDMAARGRTSSSSWISRSAGQVNPEEAMALGLSPGAAVFRFNRIRYADEEAMALEFSTIAGYCLPSVEVVDDSLYTALENAGSRPVRALQRLRAVPFGGEHARMLGVDAGHAGLLIERRGFLRDGRAAEFTRSYYRGDAYDFVAELADI comes from the coding sequence ATGGCGTTTTCCGATGAAATCGGACGCTTTCGCAAGGGGAATCCATCGCCGCTATATCTGCAGTTGCAGGAACTGATCCGCAACGCGATCGGCGAGAAGCTGCTAGTACAAGGCAATGCGATCCCGGCCGAGCGCGATCTCGCGATCGAGTATGACGTATCGCGGATCACCGTGCGCAAGGCGATCGGCGGACTGGTCGAGGAAGGGCTTCTCACGCGACGACGGGGCGCGGGGACGTTCGTCGCCGGGCGCGTCGAGAAGAGCTTTTCGAAGCTGTCGTCGTTCAGCGAGGACATGGCGGCGCGGGGGCGTACGTCGAGCAGCAGCTGGATCTCGCGCTCTGCGGGACAGGTGAACCCCGAGGAAGCGATGGCGCTGGGGTTGTCGCCGGGGGCGGCGGTGTTCCGCTTCAACCGCATCCGCTATGCCGACGAAGAGGCGATGGCGCTCGAATTCTCGACGATCGCGGGATATTGCCTGCCGTCGGTCGAAGTGGTCGATGACTCGCTCTACACCGCGCTCGAGAACGCCGGAAGCCGGCCGGTACGCGCGCTCCAGCGCCTGCGTGCGGTACCGTTCGGGGGCGAGCATGCGCGGATGCTGGGTGTCGATGCGGGCCATGCCGGTCTGTTGATCGAGCGACGCGGGTTCCTGCGCGATGGTCGGGCCGCGGAGTTCACGCGCTCCTATTACCGCGGCGATGCGTACGACTTCGTCGCCGAACTCGCCGATATCTGA
- a CDS encoding beta-N-acetylhexosaminidase, whose product MRATANRNAGRLLAATALLPAMLCALPAQAQDRLPLVPQPSAITRTAGSYMIANGATIAADASDTGAAAAARLLIAHVKTERGLALQTSPNGTIRLVRDASIKGAEAYRLTVGTSGVTITASGDAGLLYGAMTLAQLISPDRAVGQPVRIPAVTIDDAPRFGWRGLMVDTARHFQSLPSIYAIVDQMASVKLNTLHLHLTDDQGWRFEVKAYPKLTKIGSVRTSPSTGEAPGTRVGGFYTQDELRKLVAYASERGIVIVPEIDLPGHAQALVAAYPELGVIGDTPQVSNEWGVNPYLFNPGPKGIAFVKTVLDELMAVFPGTYIHLGGDEAVKDQWERSPEVQAQMAKLGIKDENGLQSWMIDQFGTYLASKKRRLIGWDEILEGGLPPSASVMSWRGEKGAVDAANQNHDVVLSPAPTLYFDSLQSDRRDEPPGRLSIQSLATVYNYEPMPAGIGPDKAQHVLGAQANLWSEYIVTPYQMQHLIFPRAAALAEITWSGKDKRDFTGFLDRVQPQIQRWRRSGLEVADSAFAVGYTLDGTRGDALRTNRAKVALATQAPYGTIRYTLDGKVPTARSSAYTAPLSVKPGVSIRAAAFDASGQPVAEPRLFETGRQALLTRTASDMIACPEGSLGLRVPLTSEAQANALVFNVNIFDTCTAYPAAPMDVAKGFTIDIARLPRNYGLAHDFTKVRQHYNVTPHGELMVLVGCTVKGAKPVVAGTFPLPDPKTAPTRFSVKGALPAITGDRDICLQFTSPTSDPFYAVERMTLSETR is encoded by the coding sequence ATGCGTGCAACCGCGAACCGAAATGCCGGGCGCTTGCTGGCGGCGACGGCGCTGCTTCCCGCCATGCTCTGCGCGCTACCGGCCCAGGCGCAGGATCGCCTGCCGCTGGTACCGCAACCCTCCGCGATCACTCGTACCGCCGGAAGCTACATGATCGCCAACGGGGCCACGATCGCGGCGGATGCATCCGACACTGGTGCCGCCGCTGCCGCGCGCCTGCTCATCGCGCACGTGAAGACCGAGCGGGGGCTTGCACTCCAGACGTCGCCGAACGGCACGATCCGCCTCGTTCGCGACGCTTCGATCAAGGGCGCCGAAGCCTACCGGCTGACCGTGGGTACGTCCGGCGTGACGATCACCGCGTCGGGCGACGCCGGGCTCCTGTACGGCGCCATGACGCTCGCACAGCTCATCAGCCCCGATCGCGCGGTCGGCCAGCCCGTCCGCATACCGGCGGTCACGATCGACGACGCGCCGCGCTTCGGCTGGCGCGGACTAATGGTCGACACCGCGCGACATTTCCAGTCGCTGCCGTCGATCTATGCGATCGTCGACCAGATGGCGTCGGTGAAGCTCAACACGCTGCATCTTCACCTCACCGACGACCAGGGCTGGCGCTTCGAGGTGAAGGCGTATCCCAAGCTCACCAAAATCGGCAGCGTCCGCACCAGCCCGTCGACCGGCGAAGCACCCGGCACGCGCGTCGGCGGCTTCTATACGCAGGACGAACTGCGCAAACTGGTGGCGTATGCCTCTGAACGCGGAATCGTGATCGTGCCCGAGATTGACCTGCCCGGCCATGCGCAGGCACTGGTCGCCGCCTATCCCGAACTTGGCGTGATCGGCGACACGCCGCAGGTCAGCAACGAATGGGGCGTGAACCCCTACCTCTTCAACCCGGGCCCCAAGGGCATCGCCTTCGTCAAGACGGTGCTCGACGAACTCATGGCGGTGTTCCCCGGCACCTACATTCATCTCGGCGGCGACGAGGCAGTCAAGGACCAGTGGGAGCGCAGCCCCGAGGTCCAGGCGCAGATGGCGAAGCTCGGCATCAAGGACGAAAACGGCCTGCAAAGCTGGATGATCGACCAGTTCGGCACCTACCTCGCCAGCAAGAAGCGCCGCCTGATCGGCTGGGACGAGATCCTCGAAGGCGGCCTGCCACCGTCGGCGTCGGTGATGTCGTGGCGCGGCGAGAAAGGCGCAGTCGATGCCGCGAACCAGAACCACGACGTCGTGCTGTCGCCCGCACCGACGCTCTATTTCGACAGTCTGCAAAGCGACCGCCGCGACGAACCACCAGGCCGGCTGTCGATCCAGTCGCTCGCGACGGTCTATAATTACGAGCCGATGCCGGCGGGGATCGGCCCGGACAAGGCGCAGCACGTGCTCGGGGCGCAGGCCAATCTGTGGAGCGAATACATCGTCACGCCCTATCAGATGCAGCACCTGATCTTCCCCCGCGCCGCCGCGCTCGCGGAGATCACTTGGTCCGGCAAGGACAAGCGCGACTTTACGGGCTTCCTCGACCGGGTCCAGCCGCAGATCCAGCGCTGGCGGCGGTCCGGGCTCGAAGTCGCGGACAGCGCGTTCGCGGTGGGGTACACGCTCGACGGCACGCGCGGCGATGCGCTCCGCACCAACCGCGCGAAGGTCGCCCTGGCCACGCAAGCGCCATACGGCACGATCCGCTACACGCTCGACGGCAAGGTGCCGACCGCGCGCTCGTCCGCCTACACCGCGCCGCTCTCGGTCAAGCCCGGGGTGTCGATCCGCGCCGCCGCGTTCGACGCGAGTGGCCAGCCGGTCGCCGAGCCGCGACTGTTCGAGACCGGGCGACAGGCGCTGCTGACCCGCACGGCGTCCGACATGATCGCCTGCCCCGAGGGGTCACTTGGCCTGCGCGTGCCGCTGACGTCCGAAGCGCAAGCCAATGCCCTGGTGTTCAACGTCAACATCTTCGACACCTGCACCGCCTACCCGGCCGCGCCGATGGATGTCGCCAAGGGGTTCACGATCGATATCGCCCGCCTGCCGCGCAACTACGGCCTCGCGCACGACTTCACCAAGGTCCGCCAGCATTACAACGTGACCCCGCATGGCGAACTGATGGTGCTGGTCGGTTGCACCGTGAAAGGCGCGAAACCGGTCGTCGCGGGCACCTTCCCGCTGCCCGATCCGAAGACCGCACCGACTCGCTTCAGCGTGAAGGGCGCGCTTCCCGCGATCACCGGAGACCGCGACATCTGCCTGCAATTCACCTCCCCCACGTCCGACCCGTTCTACGCGGTCGAGCGCATGACCTTGTCGGAGACACGCTGA